A region of the Bacillota bacterium genome:
AACGCCGGCGTCGAGGTAGACCTCCTGGACATCGTCCCGCCGGCGCCCACGCCGGAGGAGACGGCACGGGGGCTAACCCTGGACGACCGGGCGGTGCGCGACCGCTTCGCCCTGGTCGGGCTGGAGCGGCTGCGCACGCTCAAGCCCTCGCCCGTCTTCAGCGCGGCCGCGCTGGCGCGCATCCACCCGGGCAACGTGGAGGACGACCTGGAGCGGGTGGCCCGGGCGGACTGGGTGATCGAGGCCATC
Encoded here:
- a CDS encoding 3-hydroxyacyl-CoA dehydrogenase — protein: MRPLKRAVVLGAGVMGAQIAAHLANAGVEVDLLDIVPPAPTPEETARGLTLDDRAVRDRFALVGLERLRTLKPSPVFSAAALARIHPGNVEDDLERVARADWVIEAI